Genomic DNA from Candidatus Neomarinimicrobiota bacterium:
AAGAGTCTATTTCATAAAAATCTTTTAGTTCTTTATAACCCCGTTTGTAAAATTCCTCTTTGAATGCTTTATTCATGTCTTTAGGTGAATACAATAATTTTCCCATTTTTGTTTTCTCTTTACTTATTTTGGTTCTACCTGTAATTTTAACAGAATCTATGATTTCATCTATTTCTTGCTCTATATGAGGATATCTTACTTTTAATATCTCTAAGCCTCCAAGATGAGAATATTCAAAGACTTTTTTCATTTTTTTCACCTTCCAAATAATCAAAAAGACCCGCTTCTATTTCCATTCTAAGATGTTTTGGTTTATAAATTGGTTTGCCCATAGGTCTTAGTTTTAATTTACCTCTAAGAAGTAACTCAATCCTCTGTTTTGCGATTTTTATATATTCTTCAATTATATCCGCACCAGCAGCCTTTCTGCCATGTAAGATAGCAGCTATCGCTGTTGAACCGACACCAATAAATGGATCGATCACCCAATCACCTGGATTCGTAAGAGCAAGAACAAGTCTTTCAATTAACTCTACAGGAAATTGACATGGATGAATAGTTTTTTCCGGGTGATTAGATTTTACATTTGGGATTTCCCATACATCAGTAGGATTCTTACCAAGAGGATGACAAGATAATTCTCCCTTTTTGGGTCCTTTAAAGTATTTCTTAGTGGGATATTTTTGAGGAACTCTAACGGCATCAAGGTTGAAAATGTAGTTTTCAGACTTTGTAAACCAAAGTATAACTTCATATCTGCCAGAAAATCTTTTTCGGGCATGTAAACCGTGTCCAAAATGCCAAATTATTCTGTTTCTTAACTTAAGACCAAACTTGTCAAAAATAGGATAGAGAAGAATATCCAGTGGGATAATAGACCCGTTATCAACATAATTGCCTATTTGCCAACATATACTTCCATTGTCTTTTGTAATTCTAATAGACTCTTTAATAACCTTCTCTTGTTGTTCTATATACTCCTGAAGGTTAATTTTTTTCTCATAAGGTTTCCCTATGTTATAAGGGGGTGAAGTAACAATAAGACCCGCAGTTTTGTTAGGAATTTGTTTGAGGAGATCCAAAGTATCCCCTAAGTATAAAACTACATCAGCATCTATGTCGAACTTCTTGGTTATTTTCAACTTTTTATCCCACCACATTAGTGTTGATCCTTTCATTTTTTTGCCTTTCAAACGGCATGGCGTATAACCTCCTGTTAAGTGACCAGAAGGGCAAGGTGCGAAGCACCGCAGAGTGCCCGCCGTCGCTGTAAATTCTATTAAACTTTATTCGTATTTCCACTGTAATCCACTTCCCAAATTTCTGGAGAACTTGAAATTTGATTTAATGACCTTATTTGAGAAATAACTGAATTTGGTATATTATTAAATTGTCTAGCAAGGGATAAAAGTATAGGCTTTATATTAAATCTTCTACCACCGAGAATATGTCCGCCTATATCCTCTCTTGCCCAATTTATATAATATTCCAACTGCATAGGAGCAAAATTTACACCTATTCCAGATTTTGGGTGTTTAAGTTCTATTATTCTATAAATATATTCTGTTTCATCTAATTTTTCTATTGTTAGAAGATCTATTTTTTGCATTCCAGACCCTGCGAAAACTTCATTTCCTATCCATACTATATTTCTTCCAAAAATCTGTGGTAAAAACTTGTTATTTCCTATACTTAAATTCTGTAAAATATACGCTTGTAAGTGTGTCTCTGAATTCTTAACATCATTCAAAGATACTTGAATTGGTGTCCCTATATTATGGGTACTTGTTTGCTGCCCCTGATTTATTTCGTATCTTGTAATATCAAATGTAAAATGCTGTCCTGATAAGTGTTGTCCATTATTTTCATCTTTTATTAGAGAAATTAGTCTTTCTACTTCCCACGGAAAAAGCATTGTATTCCCTCGTTTTGCCTTTTTTCTAGTTTATTTCTATAAAAACAAATAATTTCTTGCCCAGAGCCCAATTCCCCAAAAAAAGTGCAATCCATACAATCATCAAAACTAATTCCTTCTACTTTTTCACCATATTCGTCGAATCCTTTATATTTTTTAAATTTCTTTTCAATTGGACAGTTAATGACTATTGCAGGAATACCAAAACCGTCTGAGAGCTCATGTCCAAAGTCTATTTCTGTTTCAAATTCGTTTATCTTTTTATGCAAAACTACTCTATGAGGTTGCACTTTTCTCATATTTCCAACCTTTCAAATTTTATATTGTTATCTATGACTTTATATTTGTAGCACTCAATTCCTTTATTTGAAAAATCACTATTTTTAGCTTTCATTATTGCACTTTTTTTAAAATCAAACGCTATTAATATAGGTTGAACCATCTCAACTTCTCCACCGGCCAATCTACCTGCAACCCATTTTGAATATTCAATAACTTGGGAAATATCTTTTGCTTCTGCTTTGTCTTTTTTAAGCTCGACAACAGTATATCTGTAACGCAAGGGATAGCCTGTGTATTTAGCATTTTTATGATAAAATAGTATATCTATATTTTTTCGTGTTACATGATAAGGAACATTGTTTGCAAACCATTCTATATCTTCCACTGGGCCGAATATTTTTCTTATATCATTATGGTTAGGATTATCAATATTAGCTATCATCCAACCTCTTAGTATATCTTCTAATAGTACTTTACCATTTTTGCTTAACTTATCTATTGGTAAAATTACTCCCTTTGTAGTTTTATTTGGATAACTTTTCATAGATTTTAGTTTATTGATAGCATTCCCATTCAACTTTACAAGAAGTTCCACCAGTACTTGCGCTGTTTCAGGATTAATCGTGTTTATCCCTCTTGCTCCCTGAATTTTTCTATAAAACCATCCCCAACATTTGGATTCATATTCTCTTGACGAAAAAAGTAAATCTTCTGGAACGGATAATGGAAAGTAATTAATACATTCTACTTTCAATCTTAATGGCCATGTTGAGTCAACGCAACCAATAGGAGTAGGATCAAAAAACGGTTTGCTAATGATTTTATATATTCCGTGAAAACCTACTTGTCGCTCATAAAAAAATACTATATCACCAATTCTTGTACCTAAAATATCTGCAATCATTCCAAAATAAGGCTTTTTACCGTTTTTTAGATTTTCTTTAATGACATCTTCATATCTAGATGGAATTCCTTTAACTCCAACTCCCCAGAATCCATTATCTCTCACTACTGGGAATGTTCTACTATCTGTGATGAGGATATGCGCTCTCATATTCCTCTCATTTCAATATTTGTAATAATATCCACATTAAATTTATTTGGTTCTTTTTCTATTAATTGTTTTGCTTTCCCAACTACTTCAGGATTTATTTCAAAACCAATTCCATTTCTACCTAATCTCCTACATTCAATCAATGTTGTTCCACTTCCAACAAAAGGATCCAGAACCCAATCACCTTTTTTAGTATATCTTGACATCAATTGATGAGGGATTTGTGGAATGAAATTACCCCAATACCAAGCGAGATGAGCACCAGAAGAATCTCTTTTATCAAATAGCCATAAGCTATCTGTAATTATTTCTTCATATTCTTTCCATCTACTCAGATTTATATCATTTATTTTGTTTGTTTTAACTTCTACCAAAGCTTTCTTTAACCTTCTTAAATAATACTTGGCTCTTTCTAAAGTTAAAGTTTCCTCTATCTGGGTTAATTCATCTATTATGTAATCATATTTAATCTCAATTGTATCACCGTTCTTATCAATATTTAAAATACCAATTTTATCGTTGTTTGTCGAATAAATATTAGTTTTTAATTGCCTTAACTTTAATTTCAGTTCTTGAAGGCTCTGGATTTTAAGTAAATCATCTAAAACTTCTAATATTTTTGATTTATTGATTATAATTTTTCGATTTTTAAATTTACTCTCATTATCGAATAGTG
This window encodes:
- a CDS encoding site-specific DNA-methyltransferase; translated protein: MWWDKKLKITKKFDIDADVVLYLGDTLDLLKQIPNKTAGLIVTSPPYNIGKPYEKKINLQEYIEQQEKVIKESIRITKDNGSICWQIGNYVDNGSIIPLDILLYPIFDKFGLKLRNRIIWHFGHGLHARKRFSGRYEVILWFTKSENYIFNLDAVRVPQKYPTKKYFKGPKKGELSCHPLGKNPTDVWEIPNVKSNHPEKTIHPCQFPVELIERLVLALTNPGDWVIDPFIGVGSTAIAAILHGRKAAGADIIEEYIKIAKQRIELLLRGKLKLRPMGKPIYKPKHLRMEIEAGLFDYLEGEKNEKSL
- a CDS encoding site-specific DNA-methyltransferase yields the protein MKNEKSIQKTLFDNESKFKNRKIIINKSKILEVLDDLLKIQSLQELKLKLRQLKTNIYSTNNDKIGILNIDKNGDTIEIKYDYIIDELTQIEETLTLERAKYYLRRLKKALVEVKTNKINDINLSRWKEYEEIITDSLWLFDKRDSSGAHLAWYWGNFIPQIPHQLMSRYTKKGDWVLDPFVGSGTTLIECRRLGRNGIGFEINPEVVGKAKQLIEKEPNKFNVDIITNIEMRGI